One region of Chlorobiota bacterium genomic DNA includes:
- the sufC gene encoding Fe-S cluster assembly ATPase SufC: MLEIRDLRASVEGKEILKGINLTVNPGEVHAIMGPNGSGKSTLAQVLAGHKAYEVTGGQALLRGEDLLELDPEERAREGVFLAFQYPVELPGVNSTYFLKAAVNAVRKHRGEEELDAADFLALVRKKMKVLDVGEALLKRSVNEGFSGGEKKRNEIFQMAVLEPTLAILDETDSGLDIDALRVVADGVNKLRSSDNAMVLVTHYQRLLEYIVPDVVHVLYKGRIIKSGGKELALELEEHGYDWVKEHAAETA; the protein is encoded by the coding sequence ATTCTTGAGATTCGCGACCTTCGCGCAAGTGTGGAAGGGAAAGAGATTTTGAAGGGGATCAACCTGACGGTGAACCCTGGCGAAGTTCACGCCATCATGGGGCCGAACGGCTCGGGCAAAAGCACCCTTGCACAGGTCCTTGCCGGGCATAAAGCCTACGAAGTCACCGGCGGCCAGGCACTGCTTCGCGGGGAAGACCTTCTGGAGTTGGACCCCGAAGAACGCGCACGCGAAGGGGTGTTTCTTGCATTCCAATACCCCGTGGAACTCCCCGGCGTGAACAGCACCTACTTCCTGAAAGCCGCCGTGAACGCAGTCCGCAAACACCGGGGCGAAGAGGAGCTGGACGCTGCCGATTTCCTTGCGCTGGTTCGCAAAAAAATGAAGGTGCTGGACGTTGGCGAAGCATTGCTGAAACGCTCGGTGAACGAAGGCTTCAGCGGTGGCGAGAAAAAGCGGAACGAAATCTTCCAAATGGCGGTGCTGGAACCAACCCTGGCAATCCTTGACGAAACCGACTCCGGCCTTGACATTGACGCGCTTCGCGTTGTTGCCGACGGCGTGAACAAACTGCGCAGCAGCGATAACGCCATGGTCCTTGTCACCCACTACCAACGCCTTCTGGAGTATATCGTCCCCGATGTTGTCCACGTCCTGTACAAGGGGCGGATTATTAAATCTGGAGGGAAGGAGCTGGCGTTGGAGCTAGAAGAACATGGCTACGACTGGGTGAAAGAACACGCCGCCGAAACAGCGTAA
- a CDS encoding glycoside hydrolase family 88 protein, with protein MPTHHARASAATLIDRVATSWCARNRPESMNTDWGQSLLAYGLMKAVQATGNAAAREYLRRWLTYHLGAGVHPNYFVGSWSIGLLYPDVVALFPEFRYPLEGVAQRIDHFIRQKAIRNGDGVILHNVDLPHIYIDTIYYSAPILAKLGSTLRRDDWQQEALHQLREHCRILRDPATGLFIHCQENLSERRSEGAWGRGNGWVAMTCAELLPLLRRGSAERREVSNILLDMMTRLLPYQTRSGLWRTILPDKTSYQETSASAMYLFAMLRGRQQGVLLAAFDEAIERCQRGLRRHISSDGKFEGASEGTWPGTVEYYKSLACGEWWWGTGAYLLALAQEIESR; from the coding sequence ATGCCAACACATCATGCTCGTGCATCGGCAGCCACATTGATTGACCGCGTTGCCACCTCCTGGTGCGCACGCAATCGCCCCGAATCCATGAACACCGATTGGGGGCAATCGCTGCTGGCCTACGGGCTGATGAAAGCGGTGCAGGCCACCGGCAACGCCGCTGCGCGGGAATATCTGCGCCGCTGGCTGACCTACCATCTTGGCGCGGGGGTGCACCCCAATTATTTTGTTGGATCGTGGAGCATCGGGTTGCTCTATCCCGACGTGGTGGCGTTGTTTCCGGAGTTTCGCTATCCGCTGGAGGGGGTTGCCCAGCGGATTGACCATTTCATCCGCCAAAAAGCAATCCGCAACGGAGATGGGGTGATTCTTCACAACGTGGATCTGCCCCACATCTACATTGACACCATCTACTACTCCGCCCCGATTCTTGCCAAACTTGGCAGCACGTTGCGGCGCGACGACTGGCAGCAAGAGGCGTTGCACCAACTGCGGGAGCATTGCCGAATCCTGCGCGACCCCGCAACAGGGTTGTTTATTCACTGCCAGGAGAATTTGTCGGAGCGGAGATCGGAAGGGGCGTGGGGGCGCGGGAACGGATGGGTGGCAATGACCTGTGCGGAATTGCTTCCCCTGCTTCGGCGTGGGTCTGCGGAGCGGCGCGAGGTTTCCAACATTTTGTTGGATATGATGACCCGCCTGCTCCCCTACCAAACCCGAAGCGGGCTGTGGCGAACCATCCTTCCCGACAAGACTTCCTACCAGGAGACCTCGGCATCGGCGATGTACCTGTTTGCCATGCTGCGGGGCCGGCAGCAAGGGGTTCTTCTGGCAGCGTTCGATGAAGCGATTGAGCGCTGCCAGCGCGGGTTGCGCCGCCACATCAGCAGCGACGGGAAATTTGAAGGAGCATCCGAAGGGACGTGGCCCGGAACGGTGGAATACTACAAAAGCCTTGCCTGCGGCGAATGGTGGTGGGGAACAGGGGCGTATCTGCTGGCGTTGGCGCAAGAAATTGAGAGCAGATGA
- a CDS encoding sigma-70 family RNA polymerase sigma factor, protein MTQLTDEELIRQTLEGREQSFAELVRRYERRVAVTIKSVVGDIPQDDMGDIAQEIFVLAFRALGSFRGESLFSTWLTRIALRYCYRESKRRKRKGSIFTRFGFGNSDDDREPPEERFAGSSRTDQPIIAQERKTAVMAALKKLPEEFRTVLVLRVVEELSVEEVAEMLGISTGTVKSRLFRAKDKMRELLAGHDVDVPMEMM, encoded by the coding sequence ATGACGCAACTCACGGACGAGGAATTAATTCGGCAAACCCTTGAGGGAAGGGAGCAATCCTTCGCCGAGCTTGTTCGGCGTTACGAGCGCCGCGTTGCCGTCACGATAAAGTCGGTGGTGGGGGATATTCCGCAGGATGACATGGGCGACATCGCGCAGGAGATTTTTGTGCTGGCATTCCGTGCGTTGGGGTCCTTCCGGGGGGAATCGTTGTTCAGCACGTGGCTTACGCGAATCGCGCTTCGCTACTGCTACCGCGAGTCGAAGCGGCGCAAGCGGAAAGGCTCAATCTTCACCCGATTTGGCTTTGGCAACAGCGACGACGACCGCGAGCCACCCGAAGAACGGTTTGCCGGAAGCTCCAGAACGGACCAGCCGATCATCGCCCAAGAACGCAAAACGGCGGTGATGGCCGCCTTGAAAAAATTACCCGAGGAGTTCCGAACAGTGCTGGTGCTGCGTGTGGTGGAGGAGTTATCGGTGGAAGAAGTTGCCGAGATGCTGGGCATATCAACCGGAACCGTGAAATCCCGCTTGTTCCGCGCAAAAGATAAAATGCGGGAACTGCTTGCCGGCCACGATGTGGATGTGCCGATGGAGATGATGTGA
- the speB gene encoding agmatinase, with protein MKTLGPKRNFLAIERQHSTLESSRIAIVSAPYEHTVSYGGGTRKGPQAILDASAYVEFYDDEFDRELCFDLGIATLKPLDFGQKVDQEALGLIADSVGGLIDAGKFVVTLGGEHTISTAPILAHLQRYPTMSLLHFDAHSDLRDTYQGSKYSHACFAARVAEVLPPERITQVGIRAQCIEEARFIRERGVKTFYANAIRRGIHGQHWQKSVADTLGDQVYVTFDVDFFDPAIMPSTGTPEPDGFWYNEALEIFRTLLKAGKRIIGFDVVELAPTKGLHHPDLLAARLIYKMLNVAFAETVPDYPNL; from the coding sequence ATGAAGACCTTAGGACCAAAACGAAATTTCCTTGCTATCGAACGCCAGCACTCCACGTTGGAGTCGTCGCGCATCGCCATCGTCTCGGCTCCATACGAGCATACCGTTAGCTACGGCGGCGGAACCCGAAAAGGGCCGCAGGCAATCCTGGATGCTTCGGCATATGTGGAGTTTTACGACGACGAGTTCGACCGCGAACTCTGCTTCGATTTGGGAATCGCTACGCTGAAGCCGCTTGACTTCGGCCAGAAGGTGGACCAGGAGGCCCTGGGGCTAATCGCCGATAGCGTTGGGGGATTGATTGACGCAGGAAAGTTCGTGGTGACGTTGGGAGGGGAACACACCATCTCCACCGCGCCGATTCTTGCACACTTGCAGCGATACCCCACCATGAGCTTGCTCCATTTCGATGCCCATTCCGATTTGCGCGACACATATCAAGGAAGCAAATACTCGCACGCTTGTTTTGCGGCCCGCGTTGCCGAGGTTCTTCCCCCCGAACGGATCACCCAAGTGGGAATCCGAGCGCAGTGCATCGAGGAAGCGCGGTTTATTCGCGAGCGTGGGGTGAAGACCTTTTACGCCAACGCAATCCGCCGCGGTATCCATGGCCAGCACTGGCAGAAATCGGTGGCTGATACGTTGGGCGATCAGGTCTATGTAACGTTCGACGTTGATTTCTTCGATCCGGCAATCATGCCATCCACCGGAACGCCGGAGCCGGACGGGTTTTGGTACAACGAAGCGTTGGAAATCTTCCGCACGTTGCTGAAAGCTGGGAAGCGAATCATCGGGTTTGACGTGGTGGAGTTGGCCCCAACAAAAGGGCTGCACCACCCCGATCTGCTGGCCGCACGGTTAATCTACAAGATGCTGAATGTGGCCTTTGCCGAAACCGTTCCCGATTATCCGAACCTGTAA
- the rsmG gene encoding 16S rRNA (guanine(527)-N(7))-methyltransferase RsmG produces the protein MDAVEFWSICSVNGLVLSREQVAEFERYAGDLAYWNEKVNMISRRDIENIWVRHLLHSVSLGFTGLLPKSGKVLDIGTGGGLPGIPLKIAYPKLDITLLDSIAKKVQTVGMMASHITKHGLRAVRNRAEELPNDPKNRGPYDLVVSRATAPLVDLIKWSHPVLKPDGKILTLKGGDLTEEIRQAQTKHRDAQITVVELNVRGVEWFTEEEKKVVEVTFPRQEPQPQNNDPE, from the coding sequence TTGGACGCAGTTGAATTTTGGTCAATCTGTTCGGTCAACGGGCTTGTGCTCTCGCGCGAGCAAGTTGCCGAATTTGAACGCTACGCGGGCGACTTAGCCTACTGGAACGAAAAAGTGAACATGATTTCGCGCCGGGATATCGAGAATATCTGGGTGCGGCATCTGCTTCACTCGGTGTCGTTGGGGTTCACGGGGTTGCTCCCCAAAAGCGGGAAGGTGTTGGATATCGGAACCGGCGGCGGATTGCCGGGGATTCCGCTGAAAATCGCCTATCCAAAACTGGATATCACCTTGCTGGACTCCATCGCAAAAAAAGTGCAGACCGTTGGGATGATGGCCTCGCACATCACCAAGCACGGCCTGCGGGCGGTCCGGAACCGTGCCGAGGAATTGCCCAACGACCCGAAAAATCGCGGCCCGTACGACCTTGTCGTCTCGCGGGCAACCGCTCCGCTGGTTGATCTGATCAAATGGTCCCACCCCGTGTTGAAGCCTGATGGAAAAATCCTGACGCTGAAAGGGGGCGATTTAACTGAGGAGATTCGCCAAGCCCAAACCAAACACAGGGATGCTCAGATCACTGTTGTGGAGTTGAACGTTCGGGGGGTGGAGTGGTTCACCGAGGAGGAGAAAAAAGTTGTGGAAGTGACGTTCCCCCGGCAGGAACCTCAGCCACAGAACAACGACCCTGAGTAG
- the sufB gene encoding Fe-S cluster assembly protein SufB — MSTDLETIQHVTESEYKYGFTTDVDTEVVPPGLNEDIVRLISAKKEEPEWLLEWRLKAFRHWQKMENPGWQNVQFPPIDYQAIIYFAAPKKKAKSLDEVDPELLEMYEKLGIPLNEREALAGVAVDAVIDSISVATTYKEKLAEKGIIFCSFSEAVREHPELVRQYLGSVVPYTDNYFAALNSAVFSDGSFVFIPKGVRCPMELSTYFRINAQNTGQFERTLIVAEEGAYVSYLEGCTAPMRDENQLHAAVVELVAMERAEIKYSTVQNWYPGDKEGRGGIYNFVTKRGLCAGRASKISWTQVETGSAITWKYPSCILKGDDSIGEFYSVAVTKNYQQADTGTKMIHIGKNTRSTIVSKGISAGFGQNTYRGQVKVSKGADNARNYSQCDSMLIGDRCGAHTFPYLEVSNPTAQLEHEASTSKIGEDQIFYCNQRGISTEDAVSMIVNGFCKEVFRELPMEFAVEAQKLLAVSLEGSVG; from the coding sequence ATGAGCACCGACCTGGAAACCATCCAGCACGTTACCGAAAGTGAGTACAAGTACGGATTCACAACCGACGTTGATACCGAGGTCGTTCCCCCAGGGCTGAACGAAGATATCGTCCGCTTGATCTCCGCAAAAAAAGAAGAACCAGAATGGTTGCTGGAGTGGCGGCTGAAAGCCTTCCGCCATTGGCAGAAGATGGAAAACCCCGGCTGGCAGAACGTCCAGTTCCCACCGATTGACTACCAGGCCATTATCTACTTTGCTGCCCCAAAGAAAAAAGCAAAAAGCCTTGATGAAGTGGACCCCGAATTGTTGGAGATGTACGAAAAACTTGGCATCCCCCTGAATGAACGCGAGGCCCTGGCCGGCGTGGCCGTGGATGCCGTGATTGACAGCATCTCGGTGGCCACCACCTACAAGGAGAAGCTGGCCGAAAAAGGGATCATCTTCTGCTCCTTCAGCGAGGCCGTCCGCGAGCACCCTGAGCTTGTGCGGCAATACCTCGGCTCGGTGGTTCCTTATACCGACAACTACTTCGCCGCACTGAACTCCGCCGTCTTCAGCGATGGCTCCTTCGTCTTCATTCCCAAAGGGGTCCGCTGCCCGATGGAGCTTTCCACCTACTTCCGAATCAACGCCCAGAACACCGGGCAGTTTGAACGGACCCTGATCGTTGCCGAGGAAGGTGCCTACGTCAGCTACCTTGAAGGCTGTACCGCCCCCATGCGCGACGAAAACCAATTGCACGCCGCCGTGGTGGAGCTTGTGGCAATGGAACGCGCCGAAATCAAATACTCCACCGTCCAGAATTGGTACCCGGGCGATAAGGAAGGGCGTGGCGGCATCTACAACTTCGTCACCAAACGGGGCTTGTGCGCCGGGCGTGCCAGCAAAATCAGCTGGACCCAGGTGGAAACCGGATCGGCAATCACATGGAAATACCCAAGCTGCATCCTGAAAGGGGATGACTCCATCGGCGAGTTCTATTCGGTTGCCGTCACCAAGAATTATCAGCAGGCCGACACCGGAACCAAGATGATCCATATCGGGAAGAACACCCGCTCCACGATCGTCAGCAAAGGCATTTCCGCAGGCTTCGGCCAGAACACTTACCGCGGGCAAGTGAAAGTCTCCAAAGGTGCCGACAACGCCCGCAACTATTCCCAGTGTGATTCCATGCTGATTGGCGACCGCTGCGGCGCGCACACCTTCCCCTACCTTGAGGTCAGCAACCCCACCGCACAGCTGGAGCATGAAGCATCCACCTCCAAGATTGGCGAGGACCAGATCTTTTACTGCAACCAGCGCGGCATCAGCACCGAGGACGCGGTCTCGATGATCGTCAACGGGTTCTGCAAAGAAGTCTTCCGCGAGCTTCCGATGGAGTTCGCCGTGGAAGCGCAGAAGTTGTTGGCGGTGAGCTTGGAAGGAAGCGTCGGGTAA
- a CDS encoding RNA methyltransferase has protein sequence MPTPLSNTLAKLVRSLHRRKGRREQGAFLAEGERLIRELAQNPTSVEFLFGMEDRAEWLQEQFGTRIPIHLVGWGNDSLFATENAQGVGAVVRIPEPIPTQQALSEPKPWLYLDALADPGNVGTIIRTAAWFGWGGVMLGEGTADLYNPKTVRATMGAMFTLPVCADIPFETLAAANRPLIALDGNGAEQLGQLLLPPNGIFVIGNEAHGISQHVRQQATLLRIPGVGNVESLNAAMASSILCYELFRQQSA, from the coding sequence ATGCCAACCCCACTCTCTAACACGCTTGCCAAACTGGTTCGTTCGCTGCATCGCCGCAAGGGGCGGCGCGAGCAAGGGGCATTCCTTGCCGAAGGGGAGCGGCTGATCCGTGAGCTGGCCCAGAATCCCACCAGTGTGGAGTTCCTGTTCGGGATGGAGGATAGGGCGGAGTGGCTGCAAGAACAGTTCGGCACGCGCATTCCAATCCACCTTGTTGGCTGGGGGAACGATTCGCTGTTTGCTACCGAGAACGCCCAGGGCGTTGGCGCGGTTGTCAGAATCCCAGAGCCGATCCCCACGCAGCAAGCCCTCTCCGAACCGAAGCCCTGGCTCTATCTTGATGCGCTTGCCGATCCCGGAAATGTTGGAACGATCATCCGCACCGCGGCATGGTTCGGCTGGGGAGGGGTGATGCTGGGGGAAGGCACGGCCGACCTCTACAACCCAAAAACGGTCCGCGCCACCATGGGGGCCATGTTCACCCTTCCGGTCTGTGCCGATATCCCTTTTGAAACGCTTGCCGCCGCCAATCGCCCGCTGATTGCGCTGGATGGAAATGGAGCCGAGCAGCTTGGCCAGCTCCTGCTTCCCCCCAATGGCATTTTTGTGATTGGGAACGAGGCGCACGGCATCAGCCAGCACGTGCGCCAGCAAGCCACGCTGCTGCGGATTCCCGGAGTGGGGAATGTGGAGTCGCTGAACGCTGCAATGGCAAGCTCGATTCTTTGCTACGAGCTATTCCGCCAGCAATCGGCCTGA